A genomic segment from Candidatus Brocadia sinica JPN1 encodes:
- a CDS encoding CBS domain-containing protein — translation MLVKDVMKTQLVTLNADSKLGFANDIMYLGRIRHLPVVKGENVVGILTQRDLYRASLTSILTNWKENKEFLDSIKVSDVMTKNVITIAPDATIEEAAQIMIDKKVGGLPVVKDKNKLLGMITETDVLQYFVDESGKKK, via the coding sequence ATGCTTGTAAAAGATGTGATGAAAACGCAACTGGTAACCTTGAATGCTGATTCAAAGCTTGGTTTTGCAAACGACATCATGTATTTGGGGAGGATACGGCATTTACCTGTTGTGAAAGGAGAGAATGTGGTTGGCATCTTGACACAAAGAGACCTCTATCGTGCATCATTGACGTCTATCCTTACGAACTGGAAGGAAAATAAGGAATTTCTGGATTCCATCAAGGTTTCAGATGTAATGACGAAAAATGTGATTACCATTGCCCCCGATGCAACAATTGAGGAAGCAGCCCAGATTATGATCGACAAGAAGGTGGGGGGGCTACCCGTGGTAAAAGACAAGAACAAGTTACTTGGTATGATTACTGAGACTGACGTATTGCAATATTTTGTGGATGAGAGCGGAAAGAAGAAATGA